From Paenibacillus sp. GP183, one genomic window encodes:
- a CDS encoding aspartate-semialdehyde dehydrogenase, with translation MSNQKLFNVAVVGATGAVGEQIIRLLDQRNFPVKELKLLSSARSAGTKLRFKDREITVEEAGPGSFEGIDIALFSAGGDISKVLAPHAVEAGAVCIDNTNAFRMDPETPLVVPEVNIEKINEHKGIIANPNCSTIQMVAALKPIYDRFGISRIIVSTYQAVSGAGAKAIDEMKRQSREVLAGNPSNPDILPVGSLPIKHQIAFNAIPQIDKFLDNGFTNEEMKMIRETKKIMGDDSLEVTATCVRIPVVYGHSESVYVELKQDFDVDEVKQLLANAPGIVLVDNPQEQQYPLATDAAGKLEIFVGRVRRDLSNPRALNLWIVSDNLLKGAAWNAVQIAEYIAIEQ, from the coding sequence ATGTCCAATCAAAAGCTTTTTAATGTTGCAGTTGTTGGCGCTACGGGGGCTGTAGGAGAACAAATCATACGGCTTCTGGATCAACGGAATTTCCCTGTAAAAGAGTTAAAGCTGCTTTCCTCAGCTCGTTCTGCAGGTACCAAGCTTCGCTTTAAAGACCGTGAAATTACGGTAGAAGAAGCAGGGCCTGGGAGTTTTGAAGGTATTGATATCGCTTTATTTAGCGCCGGTGGAGACATTTCCAAAGTACTTGCACCACATGCTGTAGAAGCGGGAGCAGTCTGTATTGACAATACGAATGCTTTCCGTATGGACCCGGAAACTCCATTAGTTGTTCCAGAAGTAAACATTGAGAAAATTAATGAGCATAAAGGCATCATTGCCAACCCGAATTGCTCCACGATTCAAATGGTTGCTGCTCTAAAGCCGATTTATGACCGTTTTGGGATTTCCAGAATCATCGTCTCTACCTACCAAGCTGTTTCTGGCGCTGGAGCTAAAGCCATCGATGAAATGAAGCGGCAGTCCAGAGAAGTTCTTGCCGGGAATCCTTCGAATCCGGATATTTTGCCTGTTGGTTCTTTGCCGATCAAGCATCAAATAGCATTCAATGCCATTCCGCAAATCGATAAGTTCCTCGATAACGGATTTACCAATGAAGAGATGAAAATGATCCGTGAAACCAAAAAAATCATGGGTGACGATTCCCTCGAAGTTACCGCAACCTGTGTCCGAATCCCGGTGGTTTATGGACATTCCGAGTCGGTCTACGTTGAGCTAAAGCAGGATTTCGACGTAGATGAAGTGAAGCAGCTGCTCGCAAATGCGCCAGGCATCGTTCTGGTGGATAATCCACAAGAACAGCAATATCCTCTCGCCACAGATGCAGCCGGCAAGCTTGAAATTTTCGTCGGACGTGTGCGCCGTGATCTCAGCAACCCAAGAGCATTAAACCTCTGGATTGTTTCCGATAATTTACTTAAAGGCGCGGCATGGAACGCTGTTCAAATAGCGGAATATATTGCTATCGAGCAGTGA
- the dapA gene encoding 4-hydroxy-tetrahydrodipicolinate synthase yields MDFGNVITAMVTPFDENLAVNWSQVEPLINYLIDEQLSDGLVICGTTGESPTLSDEEKLKLIEASVRYARGRCKIIAGTGGNDTAHTIHFSQKVEKLGVDALLVVAPYYNRPSQEGLYQHFKAVAEAVKLPVVLYNVPGRTGVNIDADTTIRLSQISKIVATKDCAGTNQLTRILSGVGEGFHVYSGEDANTLPALAVGCRGIISVASHVIGKEMQTMIKYYLAGNNQQAAEMHRKLLPVFTGIFQAPSPAPIKYALKLKGIDTGGVRLPLIEVNEHERQFIRSLF; encoded by the coding sequence GTGGATTTCGGAAATGTGATTACGGCAATGGTTACTCCCTTTGATGAGAATTTAGCTGTCAATTGGAGCCAAGTGGAACCACTGATCAATTATTTGATCGATGAACAGCTTTCGGATGGACTCGTCATTTGTGGAACAACAGGGGAATCTCCGACTCTGAGTGATGAGGAAAAGCTGAAGCTGATTGAAGCTTCTGTACGTTACGCCAGAGGTCGCTGCAAAATCATTGCAGGAACCGGAGGCAATGACACCGCACATACGATTCATTTTTCTCAAAAGGTTGAAAAGCTTGGCGTTGACGCTTTATTAGTCGTCGCTCCTTACTATAATCGCCCTTCCCAGGAAGGGCTGTATCAGCATTTCAAAGCTGTGGCTGAAGCCGTAAAGCTGCCTGTAGTGCTCTATAATGTTCCTGGGCGAACTGGAGTAAACATCGATGCAGACACAACCATTCGGTTATCGCAAATCTCCAAAATTGTGGCTACCAAGGATTGCGCCGGCACGAATCAGTTAACGCGAATTCTTAGCGGTGTGGGTGAAGGCTTTCATGTGTACAGCGGCGAAGACGCCAATACACTTCCTGCCTTGGCAGTAGGCTGCAGAGGAATTATCAGTGTGGCCAGTCATGTGATTGGAAAAGAAATGCAAACTATGATAAAGTATTACTTAGCAGGAAACAATCAGCAAGCAGCAGAAATGCATCGCAAGCTGCTTCCGGTGTTCACAGGCATTTTCCAGGCTCCGAGTCCCGCTCCAATCAAATACGCCTTGAAGCTTAAAGGTATTGACACAGGCGGCGTTAGACTTCCTTTAATTGAAGTTAATGAGCATGAAAGACAGTTCATCCGATCTCTTTTTTAA
- a CDS encoding YlzJ-like family protein translates to MTLYTVIPTEVIFQGMEQYNPHYEDIELHGVSMQVERISYNEARIVRLYSVNSQDFLKPELCPGTLIVYGPTIP, encoded by the coding sequence ATGACGCTATACACTGTCATTCCGACTGAGGTGATTTTTCAAGGAATGGAGCAATATAACCCGCATTATGAAGATATAGAATTGCATGGGGTATCTATGCAAGTTGAGCGAATCAGCTATAATGAAGCGAGAATAGTGAGGTTATACAGTGTGAATTCGCAGGATTTTTTGAAACCTGAGCTTTGTCCCGGGACTCTTATTGTATATGGTCCCACTATACCGTAA
- a CDS encoding ribonuclease J: MSKKIQEKLLIFALGGVGEIGKNMYVVQYGNDIVVIDSGLKFPEEDMLGIDIVIPDIGYLTENKDKIRGILLTHGHEDHIGGLPYVMKQLNVPLYGTKLTLGLVETKLKEANLLGETKRIMINADTELTLGSIKATFFKTNHSIPDSVGVALETPEGMVVHTGDFKFDQTPVNEQYADIHRMAEIGKKGVLALLSDSTNAERPGYTGSERSVGVEIEDVFRKAKQRVIIATFASNIHRIQQVIDAAEATRRKVTVIGRSMVNVVSIASELGYLHIPDGMLIEPEEVNKLAADRVVILSTGSQGEPMSALTRMARSTHRKVDILPGDTVIIAATPIPGNEKYVGRTVDELFRIGANVIYGPGSITGVHVSGHGSQEELKLMLNIMKPKYFIPIHGEYRMLRQHATLAEAVGVAREDIFVLDNGDTVEIQGGVARKGSKVQAGNILIDGLGVGDVGNIVLRDRKLLSQDGILVVVVTLGKQDGKILSGPDIISRGFVYVRESEGLLDEANRIVSNTLNKLMNENINEWASLKTHVKDALGRFLYEQTRRRPMILPIIMEV, translated from the coding sequence TTGTCTAAGAAAATTCAAGAAAAATTATTGATTTTCGCTCTAGGCGGCGTGGGCGAAATCGGTAAAAATATGTATGTGGTGCAGTATGGCAACGACATCGTGGTTATTGACAGCGGACTCAAATTTCCCGAAGAGGACATGCTTGGAATCGACATCGTCATTCCGGATATCGGTTATCTTACGGAAAATAAGGATAAAATTCGAGGCATCCTTTTGACTCATGGCCATGAGGATCATATCGGCGGTTTGCCGTATGTCATGAAGCAGCTTAATGTGCCGCTTTACGGTACGAAATTGACGCTTGGACTGGTGGAGACGAAGCTGAAGGAAGCTAATCTGCTGGGTGAAACCAAACGGATTATGATTAATGCTGATACTGAGCTGACTCTTGGCTCGATCAAGGCTACTTTCTTCAAGACGAATCACAGTATTCCAGACTCTGTCGGTGTCGCTCTTGAAACGCCGGAGGGAATGGTTGTTCATACGGGAGACTTTAAGTTTGACCAGACTCCGGTCAATGAGCAGTATGCGGATATTCATCGTATGGCTGAAATCGGCAAGAAGGGTGTGCTGGCCTTGCTTTCTGACAGCACCAATGCCGAAAGACCGGGTTATACCGGGTCTGAACGCAGTGTGGGCGTCGAGATTGAGGATGTATTCCGCAAAGCCAAACAGAGAGTCATTATTGCGACATTCGCTTCCAATATCCATCGTATTCAGCAAGTTATCGATGCTGCAGAAGCAACTCGCCGCAAAGTGACGGTCATTGGTCGCAGCATGGTCAACGTTGTTTCCATTGCCAGTGAGCTCGGATATTTGCACATTCCCGATGGCATGCTGATTGAACCGGAAGAAGTGAATAAGCTCGCGGCTGACCGCGTAGTTATTCTCTCGACCGGAAGTCAAGGAGAGCCTATGTCGGCATTGACGAGAATGGCTCGCTCGACGCATCGCAAAGTGGATATTTTGCCTGGAGATACTGTGATTATTGCAGCCACTCCGATTCCAGGGAATGAGAAGTATGTCGGCCGTACCGTCGACGAATTATTCCGTATCGGGGCTAATGTCATTTACGGGCCAGGATCCATTACAGGCGTCCACGTTTCCGGGCATGGCAGTCAAGAAGAGCTCAAGCTGATGCTGAATATCATGAAGCCGAAATATTTTATTCCGATTCATGGTGAATATCGGATGCTTCGCCAGCACGCGACTCTAGCAGAAGCAGTCGGAGTAGCCAGAGAAGATATCTTTGTCCTCGATAACGGAGATACAGTTGAGATCCAGGGCGGAGTAGCGCGCAAAGGCTCTAAAGTACAAGCCGGCAATATTCTTATTGATGGATTGGGTGTAGGGGATGTAGGTAATATTGTCCTGCGTGACCGGAAGCTGCTTTCTCAAGATGGTATATTGGTTGTCGTTGTTACTTTAGGTAAGCAGGACGGGAAGATCCTGTCCGGTCCGGATATCATTTCCAGAGGCTTCGTCTATGTGCGAGAATCGGAAGGATTACTGGATGAAGCGAACCGTATAGTGTCAAATACATTGAATAAATTAATGAATGAGAACATCAATGAATGGGCATCTTTAAAAACACATGTTAAGGATGCCTTGGGACGATTTTTATATGAACAAACCAGAAGAAGACCTATGATCCTTCCAATTATAATGGAAGTATAG
- the dapG gene encoding aspartate kinase has protein sequence MRIVVQKFGGTSLSTAPAREHVLEHIQDALAESYNLVVIVSAMGRIGDPYATDTLLEMTRESGGSIPSRELDLLLGCGEIISAVQLCSLLAARNIPSVVLTGGQAGIQTNGNFGNAQIVSIQPNRIVEHLEQGQVVIVTGFQGKTIENELTTLGRGGSDTSATALGAALKAEIVDIFTDVNGILTADPKIVEDARPLERVSFTEICNMAHNGAKVIHPRAVEIAMQANIPIRVRSTFSKSPGTLVTHTDAIQAASNEIQDKRITGIAHFSNVTQIQVSAEQGQYDLQLRVFKTMAEHQISVDFINVNPSGVVYTVFGYETERALNLLQAQGYAPIVQSGCAKVSVIGGGMNGVPGIMAHIVEALTNEDIQILQSADSNTTIWVLVRGEDMHKSVRALHQKFNLHK, from the coding sequence ATGCGAATTGTTGTACAGAAATTTGGAGGCACTTCCCTTTCCACCGCTCCCGCCAGAGAACATGTTCTAGAACACATTCAAGATGCACTTGCTGAATCCTATAATCTAGTAGTCATTGTATCAGCGATGGGAAGAATAGGTGACCCTTATGCAACCGATACGCTCCTGGAGATGACTCGGGAAAGCGGCGGTTCTATACCTTCAAGAGAGCTGGATTTGCTGCTAGGCTGCGGAGAGATTATTTCTGCAGTTCAGCTCTGCAGCCTCTTGGCCGCAAGAAACATACCTTCTGTGGTTTTAACCGGTGGACAGGCGGGTATACAAACGAACGGCAATTTCGGCAATGCCCAGATCGTTTCCATTCAACCTAATCGCATAGTAGAGCATTTAGAGCAAGGGCAGGTCGTCATTGTCACCGGATTCCAAGGCAAAACCATCGAAAACGAATTGACCACTTTGGGCCGTGGAGGCAGCGATACCTCAGCAACTGCTCTCGGAGCAGCTCTGAAGGCGGAGATCGTGGACATTTTTACGGATGTCAATGGAATTTTAACAGCAGACCCGAAGATTGTGGAAGATGCCAGACCTCTGGAAAGAGTCAGCTTCACTGAAATTTGCAATATGGCTCATAATGGAGCCAAGGTGATACATCCCCGGGCTGTAGAAATTGCCATGCAGGCGAACATTCCGATACGCGTAAGATCCACCTTTTCCAAATCGCCAGGCACGTTAGTGACGCATACCGATGCGATCCAGGCAGCTTCCAACGAGATTCAAGACAAGAGAATCACAGGTATAGCGCATTTTTCCAATGTTACTCAAATTCAAGTTTCTGCGGAACAAGGTCAATATGATTTACAGCTGAGGGTCTTCAAGACGATGGCTGAGCATCAGATCAGTGTTGATTTTATTAATGTCAATCCTTCTGGCGTAGTATATACAGTGTTTGGCTATGAAACCGAGCGCGCGCTGAATCTGCTGCAAGCTCAAGGCTATGCGCCTATTGTGCAAAGCGGCTGCGCCAAGGTTTCTGTTATCGGCGGTGGGATGAATGGTGTCCCGGGAATTATGGCTCATATTGTTGAAGCGCTTACGAATGAAGATATTCAAATTCTCCAGTCGGCCGATTCCAACACAACGATTTGGGTGCTTGTGCGGGGTGAAGATATGCATAAATCCGTCAGGGCACTGCATCAAAAATTTAATTTGCACAAGTAA
- a CDS encoding ATP-dependent Clp protease proteolytic subunit: MEAPDNPDQPDNNTEEIRRNTTLENIQQLGQTTTPTTETNVYCMTIIGQVEGHIVLPPQNKTTKYEHIIPQLVAAEQNQKIEGVLVILNTVGGDVEAGLAIAEMIATLSKPTVTLVLGGGHSIGVPIAVSSSFSFIVETATMIIHPIRLNGLVIGVPQTFEYLERMQERVLKFIVNHSRITEEMLKELMFKTGNLSQDIGTSVTGPDAVRYGLIDKVGGIGEAIQELNRLMKLRKNPEEGGLVQ, from the coding sequence ATGGAAGCACCGGATAATCCCGATCAGCCAGATAACAACACTGAGGAAATAAGAAGGAATACGACACTGGAGAATATTCAGCAGCTGGGACAAACCACAACTCCTACAACCGAAACTAATGTATATTGCATGACAATTATAGGTCAGGTAGAGGGCCATATTGTGCTTCCACCGCAAAATAAAACAACCAAATATGAACACATTATTCCCCAGCTTGTTGCAGCTGAACAAAATCAAAAAATTGAAGGTGTCCTTGTCATTTTGAATACGGTGGGAGGCGATGTGGAGGCAGGGCTTGCCATTGCGGAGATGATCGCTACGTTATCGAAACCAACCGTTACCCTCGTCCTTGGGGGTGGACACAGCATAGGTGTACCTATTGCCGTTTCTTCCAGTTTCTCTTTCATTGTTGAGACAGCAACGATGATCATACATCCTATACGGCTTAACGGGCTGGTTATCGGTGTTCCGCAAACCTTCGAATACCTGGAGAGAATGCAGGAGAGAGTGCTCAAGTTTATTGTGAACCATTCCCGAATTACGGAAGAAATGCTGAAGGAGCTTATGTTCAAAACAGGTAATCTTTCGCAAGATATAGGAACCTCTGTTACCGGACCCGATGCAGTCAGATACGGGCTAATCGACAAAGTTGGAGGCATTGGTGAAGCCATCCAGGAGTTGAACCGACTGATGAAGCTTAGAAAGAATCCCGAAGAGGGGGGTCTGGTCCAATGA
- a CDS encoding DNA translocase FtsK → MAKRKKKAKALKTSLMFELYGIIILIFSVIALGKQGHVGKSLMYMFRFMVGTWDILIPLIFIYIALYTMIKRGWPPLRTAKKTGILLFIFGLLIKNHIDLYSQLYPTGNFTDGSIISETWTTLIKGLSSNESALKALQQGVGGGIIGALLYSALHFLFADLGARLIQYALFAIGFILATGISYVDVVSMLQGRFKLAGFNLGEKIKEWLQDRGTRQPQMASGNVRSKPKKAEPYIPMDDEFDEEAFIPAKKKKAPLFTQLLKPDTGKSPGNDSFENEDLDAEQVVYKSAVSLPPAAVHEEAAFSPVIRDFQERVQQEESRSAEDVSVKPAKPQTSTVGSLPEEDGEAIHIEFENNPVKAARPYVLPSLSLLGKPATGKGSDMADYKAIARKLEATLESFGVRAKVLEVVRGPSVTRYEIQPDVGVKVSRIVSLTDDIALALAAKDIRMEAPIPGKAAIGIEVPNTEVSIVTMREVMETAAFQDSSSRMSITLGRDISGQPIVGNLARMPHLLVAGATGSGKSVCINGIITSILYKAKPNEVKFLMIDPKMVELNVYNGIPHLLAPVVTDPRRASLALKKIVVEMEKRYELFSKSGTRNIEGYNALLNENSKEDPLPYYVVIVDELADLMMVAANDVEDSIMRLAQMARAAGIHLIIATQRPSVDVITGVIKANIPSRIAFGVSSQVDSRTILDMVGAEKLLGRGDMLYLPVGASKPIRIQGAFLSDQEVEDVVTFVRTQEQANYQEDLVPMFEEQPEQQHEFEDDLYDQAVQIVVEAKQASVSLLQRRMRVGYTRAARLIDSMEAKGVVGPYEGSKPREVLMSIEQYHHNRISS, encoded by the coding sequence GTGGCCAAACGTAAGAAAAAAGCGAAAGCTTTAAAAACCAGCTTAATGTTTGAACTTTATGGAATCATCATTCTCATATTTTCCGTAATAGCTCTTGGCAAACAGGGCCATGTCGGAAAATCATTGATGTATATGTTTCGTTTCATGGTAGGTACCTGGGATATATTAATCCCGTTAATCTTTATATACATAGCCCTGTATACCATGATCAAGAGGGGATGGCCTCCGCTGCGGACCGCAAAAAAAACGGGAATTCTGCTGTTTATTTTTGGCCTGTTGATCAAAAATCATATCGACTTGTACAGCCAGCTTTATCCAACCGGAAATTTTACGGACGGGTCCATTATTTCAGAAACATGGACCACTCTGATCAAAGGCTTAAGCTCCAATGAATCTGCCCTTAAAGCGCTTCAACAAGGAGTAGGCGGCGGAATCATCGGAGCGCTGCTCTATAGTGCTCTTCACTTTCTGTTTGCTGATCTAGGGGCCAGGTTAATCCAATATGCCCTGTTTGCGATTGGCTTCATTTTAGCAACGGGCATATCTTATGTCGATGTGGTCAGTATGCTTCAGGGGCGCTTCAAGCTGGCCGGCTTTAATCTGGGCGAGAAGATCAAGGAATGGCTGCAGGATCGCGGAACGAGACAGCCTCAGATGGCTTCTGGCAATGTGAGATCCAAACCGAAAAAGGCTGAGCCTTATATTCCAATGGATGATGAGTTCGACGAAGAAGCGTTCATACCTGCGAAAAAGAAAAAAGCGCCGCTTTTTACCCAGCTTCTAAAGCCGGATACCGGAAAATCACCGGGTAATGATTCTTTTGAGAATGAAGATTTGGATGCGGAACAAGTCGTTTATAAATCAGCAGTGTCATTGCCTCCTGCTGCAGTGCATGAAGAAGCGGCATTTTCTCCTGTAATTCGTGATTTTCAGGAGCGAGTGCAGCAGGAAGAATCTCGGTCAGCTGAAGATGTGTCTGTGAAACCCGCAAAACCCCAAACATCGACGGTCGGTTCGCTACCGGAGGAAGATGGAGAAGCTATCCATATTGAATTTGAAAATAATCCAGTCAAAGCGGCTCGTCCTTATGTATTGCCGTCGTTATCATTATTAGGCAAGCCGGCTACGGGTAAAGGCTCTGATATGGCCGATTATAAGGCAATCGCCAGGAAGCTTGAAGCTACTTTGGAAAGCTTCGGAGTACGGGCGAAGGTGCTGGAAGTGGTGAGAGGCCCATCCGTGACCCGCTATGAAATTCAACCGGATGTCGGTGTGAAGGTAAGCCGAATTGTAAGTCTGACGGACGATATCGCACTCGCATTGGCTGCCAAGGATATCCGCATGGAAGCGCCAATCCCGGGAAAAGCTGCAATCGGAATTGAAGTACCCAATACTGAAGTTTCGATCGTGACCATGCGTGAGGTAATGGAAACAGCAGCCTTTCAGGATTCAAGCTCCCGTATGTCCATTACACTCGGGCGGGATATTTCCGGACAACCTATTGTGGGAAATCTGGCCAGAATGCCGCACTTATTGGTGGCAGGTGCCACCGGTTCAGGAAAATCCGTTTGTATCAACGGGATTATCACAAGCATTTTATATAAAGCCAAGCCTAACGAAGTCAAATTTCTGATGATTGACCCCAAGATGGTAGAGCTTAACGTTTACAATGGCATTCCGCATCTCCTTGCACCCGTTGTAACGGACCCGAGAAGGGCGTCTCTGGCGCTTAAAAAGATCGTGGTGGAAATGGAGAAACGCTATGAGCTTTTTTCCAAAAGCGGCACCAGGAATATCGAAGGTTACAACGCTTTATTGAATGAAAATTCCAAGGAAGATCCGCTGCCTTACTATGTTGTCATAGTGGACGAGTTAGCCGATTTAATGATGGTAGCCGCTAACGACGTCGAAGACTCCATTATGAGATTGGCTCAAATGGCACGTGCTGCCGGCATTCATCTGATCATTGCTACACAGAGACCTTCCGTCGATGTCATTACCGGTGTGATTAAAGCGAACATTCCTTCCCGAATCGCATTTGGTGTTTCCTCGCAGGTCGACTCACGGACCATTCTGGATATGGTGGGTGCGGAGAAGCTACTGGGGCGCGGGGATATGCTCTATCTCCCGGTTGGTGCTTCCAAGCCCATACGTATTCAAGGCGCATTCCTCTCCGATCAAGAAGTGGAAGATGTCGTCACCTTTGTGAGAACACAGGAACAAGCGAATTATCAAGAAGATTTGGTTCCCATGTTCGAAGAGCAGCCAGAGCAGCAGCACGAATTCGAAGATGATCTCTACGATCAAGCTGTACAAATTGTAGTGGAGGCCAAGCAAGCGTCAGTTTCCTTGCTACAGCGCCGCATGAGAGTAGGCTACACGCGAGCTGCCAGGTTGATTGATTCCATGGAAGCCAAAGGCGTAGTTGGACCTTATGAAGGCAGCAAGCCCCGTGAGGTGCTTATGTCGATAGAGCAATACCATCACAATCGAATCAGTTCCTGA
- a CDS encoding TetR/AcrR family transcriptional regulator has translation MKGQEQNAQNQFAKECIYTALMQLMETTSFSDISITEITRKAGVSRMAYYRNYGSKEDIIIQYLNTLFQVYLEEIRSYGQVDVFQFAYLYFAYFRKHEVLIKNLLRSNLWNLLLDRFDTYLHSIFAGLLTHDITSPEMKAYEVHFLAGGLYKILIEWVQNDMAQSDEEMAALICKLAPSSNQN, from the coding sequence ATGAAGGGGCAGGAGCAGAACGCGCAGAATCAATTTGCAAAGGAATGTATATATACCGCACTCATGCAGCTGATGGAAACAACAAGCTTCTCGGATATCTCCATCACGGAGATTACGAGAAAAGCCGGCGTATCCAGAATGGCGTATTACCGCAATTACGGCTCCAAGGAAGACATCATAATCCAGTATCTCAATACGCTTTTTCAAGTATACCTGGAGGAAATCCGCAGCTATGGACAAGTGGACGTCTTCCAATTCGCTTACCTGTATTTTGCCTACTTCAGGAAGCATGAGGTGCTGATCAAGAATTTGCTCCGTTCAAATCTATGGAATCTGCTGCTGGACAGATTCGATACCTACCTGCACTCCATATTCGCTGGACTCTTGACGCACGACATCACCTCGCCGGAGATGAAAGCATATGAGGTCCATTTTCTGGCTGGAGGACTGTACAAAATATTAATCGAATGGGTTCAAAACGATATGGCCCAGAGCGATGAGGAGATGGCTGCACTCATCTGCAAGCTGGCACCTTCAAGTAATCAGAATTAG
- a CDS encoding dipicolinate synthase subunit B encodes MNWQGITVGYALTGSHCTLEEVMPQIKRFVEQGARVIPIVSSTIMTTDTRFGKSEDWQKQIKEITGNEIISTIFDAEPLGPSKLLDVLTIAPCTGNTTSKLANAMTDSPVLMAAKAQMRNQRPLVLAISTNDGLGLNAANIAKLLITKNIYFVPYGQDAPGAKPNSLVARMDLIMETCEAALQGKQLQPMIIERFQY; translated from the coding sequence ATGAATTGGCAAGGGATAACAGTAGGTTACGCATTGACGGGTTCGCATTGTACGCTGGAGGAAGTCATGCCGCAAATCAAGAGATTTGTAGAGCAGGGAGCCAGGGTCATTCCTATAGTTTCATCCACGATCATGACAACGGACACCCGATTTGGCAAATCGGAGGATTGGCAGAAGCAGATTAAAGAGATAACAGGAAACGAAATCATATCCACGATCTTCGATGCCGAGCCCCTGGGGCCATCCAAGCTGTTGGATGTTTTGACAATCGCACCCTGTACAGGCAACACGACCAGCAAATTGGCTAACGCTATGACTGACAGCCCTGTCTTGATGGCAGCCAAGGCGCAAATGAGAAATCAAAGACCGCTGGTGCTGGCTATTTCCACCAATGATGGACTTGGGCTAAATGCGGCAAATATTGCTAAGCTGCTCATTACCAAAAACATCTATTTTGTGCCTTATGGGCAGGATGCGCCTGGTGCGAAACCAAACTCATTAGTGGCAAGAATGGACCTCATCATGGAAACCTGCGAAGCAGCCTTGCAAGGCAAGCAATTGCAGCCTATGATCATTGAAAGATTTCAATATTAA
- the dpsA gene encoding dipicolinate synthase subunit DpsA has translation MLTGISVAFMGGDARQLEVIQRFTELDATVFLFGFNNLGRQLSGVTNSEPSAELLKQIDAFILPPVGTDDTGRVESIFSHNELVLTDEIIGALPSHAKVYTGMAKTYLKRLCQEHNISVIELFDRDDVAIYNSIPTAEGALMMAIQNTDITIHGSVCMVLGFGRTGFTMARTLQGLGASVKVGVKQPDHFARAWEMGFQPFYTTDLYTEVANIDLLFNTIPTMIITAQVITNIPHRAVIIDLASKPGGTDFRFAEKRGIKAMLAPGLPGIVAPKTAGRIIANALSQLLEEDFKDRSDAE, from the coding sequence ATGCTTACTGGCATATCAGTTGCTTTCATGGGCGGTGACGCGAGACAGCTGGAAGTCATTCAGAGGTTTACCGAGCTGGATGCAACTGTGTTTTTATTTGGTTTTAATAACCTGGGACGTCAACTCAGCGGAGTCACGAATTCGGAACCAAGCGCCGAGCTTTTGAAGCAAATTGACGCTTTCATTCTCCCTCCGGTAGGGACGGACGATACGGGTCGGGTGGAATCGATATTTTCCCATAATGAACTTGTTTTAACGGATGAAATTATTGGAGCGCTGCCTTCACATGCCAAAGTATATACCGGGATGGCCAAAACTTATTTAAAGCGGCTGTGTCAAGAGCACAACATTTCTGTCATTGAGCTTTTTGACCGTGATGATGTGGCCATTTATAATTCAATTCCTACCGCTGAGGGAGCGCTCATGATGGCGATCCAGAATACGGACATCACGATTCACGGATCGGTATGTATGGTGCTCGGGTTTGGCAGAACGGGCTTTACCATGGCCAGAACACTGCAGGGATTAGGGGCCTCCGTGAAGGTAGGCGTCAAGCAGCCGGATCACTTTGCACGTGCATGGGAGATGGGTTTTCAGCCCTTTTACACAACTGATTTATACACAGAAGTAGCCAATATTGACTTGCTTTTTAACACAATTCCGACTATGATAATCACAGCACAAGTTATCACTAATATTCCGCATCGCGCGGTGATCATCGATTTGGCCTCCAAGCCTGGCGGAACGGATTTTCGTTTTGCTGAAAAAAGAGGTATCAAAGCGATGCTTGCACCGGGCTTACCTGGAATTGTCGCTCCCAAAACTGCTGGACGTATCATAGCGAATGCGCTAAGCCAGTTATTAGAGGAGGACTTCAAGGACAGGAGCGATGCAGAATGA